In the genome of Desulfuromonas sp., one region contains:
- a CDS encoding transcription termination/antitermination protein NusG, translated as MAKLWYGVHTYSGYENKVKLNLEERIRALDAEDMFGEILIPAETVVELKKGERKTSTRKFFPGYILVEMELSNETWHIVKDTPKVTGFVGGGQSPPPIPDEEVALITDRMAEGEDRPKPKVEFEVGESVRVIDGPFHNFTGIVEDVNPDKGKLKVMVSIFGRVTPVELEFIQVEKAS; from the coding sequence ATGGCTAAACTGTGGTATGGCGTACATACCTATTCCGGTTACGAGAACAAGGTCAAGCTGAATCTTGAAGAACGTATACGTGCCCTCGACGCCGAGGATATGTTCGGCGAAATCCTGATTCCGGCCGAGACGGTTGTTGAGCTGAAGAAGGGTGAACGCAAAACGTCAACCCGTAAATTCTTCCCGGGTTATATCCTGGTCGAGATGGAGCTGAGCAACGAGACCTGGCATATCGTCAAGGATACGCCAAAGGTGACCGGTTTTGTCGGGGGTGGGCAGAGTCCGCCACCGATCCCGGATGAAGAAGTGGCCCTGATCACCGACCGGATGGCGGAAGGTGAGGACCGGCCGAAGCCGAAAGTCGAGTTTGAAGTCGGTGAATCTGTCCGGGTTATTGATGGACCGTTCCACAACTTTACCGGAATCGTTGAAGACGTGAACCCCGATAAAGGAAAGCTCAAGGTTATGGTCTCGATCTTCGGTCGGGTCACCCCGGTTGAGCTTGAATTTATCCAGGTTGAAAAGGCGAGTTAG